A window from Populus trichocarpa isolate Nisqually-1 chromosome 3, P.trichocarpa_v4.1, whole genome shotgun sequence encodes these proteins:
- the LOC7480784 gene encoding beta-xylosidase/alpha-L-arabinofuranosidase 2 isoform X2, with protein sequence MAMASVSPQNSVPKVPVFLLFCMFLVFLSTHVSAQSSPVFACDVVSNPSLASLGFCNTSIGINDRVVDLVKRLTLQEKIVFLVNSAGNVSRLGIPKYEWWSEALHGVSYVGPGTHFSDDVAGATSFPQVILTAASFNTSLFEAIGKVVSTEARAMYNVGLAGLTFWSPNINIFRDPRWGRGQETPGEDPLLSSKYGSCYVKGLQQRDDGDPDKLKVAACCKHYTAYDLDNWKGSDRYHFNAVVTKQDMDDTFQPPFKSCVIDGNVASVMCSYNQVNGKPTCADPDLLSGVIRGEWNLNGYIVTDCDSLDVFYKSQNYTKTPEEAAAAAILAGVDLNCGSFLGQHTEAAVKGGLVNEHAIDIAVSNNFATLMRLGFFDGDPSKQLYGKLGPKDVCTAENQELAREAARQGIVLLKNTAGSLPLSPTAIKNLAVIGPNANVTKTMIGNYEGTPCKYTTPLQGLAASVATTYLPGCSNVACSTAQVDDAKKLAAAADATVLVMGADLSIEAESRDRVDVLLPGQQQLLITAVANVSCGPVILVIMSGGGMDVSFARTNDKITSILWVGYPGEAGGAAIADIIFGYYNPSGRLPMTWYPQSYVDKVPMTNMNMRPDPSNGYPGRTYRFYTGETVYSFGDGLSYSQFTHELIQAPQLVYVPLEESHVCHSSECQSVVASEQTCQNSTFDMLLRVKNEGTISGSHTVFLFSSPPAVHNSPQKHLVGFEKVFLNAQTGRHVRFKVDICKDLSVVDELGSKKVALGEHVLHVGSLKHFLSVRI encoded by the exons ATGGCCATGGCCTCAGTATCTCCTCAAAACAGCGTACCTAAGGTccctgtttttcttttgttttgtatgtTCTTAGTGTTTTTGTCGACCCATGTTTCGGCACAATCATCACCTGTTTTTGCATGTGATGTTGTGAGCAATCCATCTTTGGCAAGTTTAGGGTTTTGTAACACGTCTATAGGGATCAATGACAGAGTTGTGGACCTGGTAAAAAGACTCACATTGCAAGAAAAGATAGTGTTCTTGGTGAATAGCGCAGGGAATGTGAGCAGACTTGGTATACCAAAGTACGAGTGGTGGTCTGAGGCTTTACATGGAGTCTCCTACGTGGGTCCAGGCACACATTTCTCTGACGATGTAGCTGGAGCTACCAGCTTCCCTCAGGTCATCCTCACCGCTGCGTCCTTTAACACCTCTCTCTTTGAAGCCATTGGAAAG GTTGTTTCAACGGAAGCAAGAGCAATGTACAACGTGGGATTGGCAGGATTGACATTTTGGTCACCTAATATAAACATATTTCGAGACCCCAGGTGGGGGAGAGGCCAGGAAACTCCAGGGGAGGACCCGTTGCTCTCAAGCAAGTATGGATCATGTTATGTTAAAGGACTGCAACAAAGAGATGATGGCGACCCAGATAAACTTAAGGTTGCTGCTTGCTGTAAACATTACACCGCCTATGATTTGGATAACTGGAAAGGGAGTGATCGTTACCATTTCAATGCTGTG GTGACAAAGCAAGATATGGATGATACGTTTCAACCACCATTCAAAAGTTGTGTGATTGATGGGAATGTTGCTAGTGTTATGTGTTCTTACAACCAGGTTAACGGTAAACCTACCTGTGCTGACCCAGACCTCCTCTCTGGTGTCATCAGAGGGGAATGGAACTTGAATGG ATATATTGTTACTGACTGTGATTCATTAGATGTGTTCTATAAGTCCCAAAATTATACCAAAACACCAGAAGAAGCTGCAGCTGCTGCTATATTGGCAG GGGTGGACCTCAACTGTGGATCTTTCTTGGGCCAACACACTGAAGCAGCAGTAAAGGGAGGACTTGTGAATGAGCATGCCATTGATATAGCAGTCTCAAACAATTTTGCCACTTTGATGCGGCTTGGATTCTTCGATGGCGATCCCAGCAAACAACTTTATGGTAAGCTAGGACCAAAAGATGTATGTACAGCAGAGAATCAGGAGCTGGCCCGTGAAGCTGCCAGGCAAGGAATTGTGTTGCTTAAGAACACTGCAGGATCACTGCCTCTATCTCCCACAGCCATAAAAAACTTGGCAGTAATTGGACCAAATGCCAATGTCACTAAGACGATGATCGGAAACTATGAAg GTACCCCCTGCAAGTATACGACCCCTTTACAAGGACTAGCAGCTTCTGTTGCAACAACATATCTACCTGGCTGCTCTAACGTAGCATGCAGCACTGCTCAAGTAGATGATGCCAAGAAACTAGCAGCCGCAGCTGATGCCACGGTGCTTGTAATGGGTGCCGATCTATCTATAGAAGCAGAGAGTCGTGACAGGGTGGACGTTCTTCTTCCAGGACAGCAGCAACTTTTGATAACAGCAGTTGCAAATGTTTCATGTGGACCTGTAATTCTTGTTATAATGTCTGGAGGGGGCATGGACGTATCGTTCGCAAGAACTAATGACAAAATCACAAGTATCCTATGGGTTGGCTACCCTGGAGAAGCAGGTGGAGCTGCCATAGCTGATATTATTTTTGGTTACTATAATCCAA GTGGAAGACTACCGATGACATGGTATCCACAATCATATGTTGACAAAGTACCAATGACAAATATGAACATGAGGCCAGATCCTTCCAATGGCTACCCTGGCAGAACCTACAGGTTCTACACAGGAGAAACTGTTTACTCATTTGGAGATGGACTAAGCTATTCCCAATTCACCCACGAGCTAATCCAGGCGCCTCAACTAGTATATGTTCCTTTAGAGGAAAGTCATGTCTGTCACTCTTCAGAATGCCAATCAGTTGTTGCCTCTGAACAGACCTGTCAGAACTCAACATTTGATATGCTTCTGAGAGTTAAGAATGAGGGAACAATAAGTGGAAGCCATACAGTTTTCTTGTTCTCTAGTCCCCCAGCAGTGCACAACTCACCACAGAAGCATTTGGTGGGGTTTGAGAAGGTCTTCTTGAATGCACAAACAGGTAGACATGTGAGATTTAAGGTGGATATTTGTAAGGATTTGAGCGTGGTTGATGAGCTAGGAAGCAAGAAAGTTGCCTTGGGAGAACACGTTCTTCATGTTGGAAGCTTGAAACACTTCTTGTCTGTAAGGATTTGA
- the LOC7480784 gene encoding beta-xylosidase/alpha-L-arabinofuranosidase 2 isoform X1 — MAMASVSPQNSVPKVPVFLLFCMFLVFLSTHVSAQSSPVFACDVVSNPSLASLGFCNTSIGINDRVVDLVKRLTLQEKIVFLVNSAGNVSRLGIPKYEWWSEALHGVSYVGPGTHFSDDVAGATSFPQVILTAASFNTSLFEAIGKMSLQVVSTEARAMYNVGLAGLTFWSPNINIFRDPRWGRGQETPGEDPLLSSKYGSCYVKGLQQRDDGDPDKLKVAACCKHYTAYDLDNWKGSDRYHFNAVVTKQDMDDTFQPPFKSCVIDGNVASVMCSYNQVNGKPTCADPDLLSGVIRGEWNLNGYIVTDCDSLDVFYKSQNYTKTPEEAAAAAILAGVDLNCGSFLGQHTEAAVKGGLVNEHAIDIAVSNNFATLMRLGFFDGDPSKQLYGKLGPKDVCTAENQELAREAARQGIVLLKNTAGSLPLSPTAIKNLAVIGPNANVTKTMIGNYEGTPCKYTTPLQGLAASVATTYLPGCSNVACSTAQVDDAKKLAAAADATVLVMGADLSIEAESRDRVDVLLPGQQQLLITAVANVSCGPVILVIMSGGGMDVSFARTNDKITSILWVGYPGEAGGAAIADIIFGYYNPSGRLPMTWYPQSYVDKVPMTNMNMRPDPSNGYPGRTYRFYTGETVYSFGDGLSYSQFTHELIQAPQLVYVPLEESHVCHSSECQSVVASEQTCQNSTFDMLLRVKNEGTISGSHTVFLFSSPPAVHNSPQKHLVGFEKVFLNAQTGRHVRFKVDICKDLSVVDELGSKKVALGEHVLHVGSLKHFLSVRI, encoded by the exons ATGGCCATGGCCTCAGTATCTCCTCAAAACAGCGTACCTAAGGTccctgtttttcttttgttttgtatgtTCTTAGTGTTTTTGTCGACCCATGTTTCGGCACAATCATCACCTGTTTTTGCATGTGATGTTGTGAGCAATCCATCTTTGGCAAGTTTAGGGTTTTGTAACACGTCTATAGGGATCAATGACAGAGTTGTGGACCTGGTAAAAAGACTCACATTGCAAGAAAAGATAGTGTTCTTGGTGAATAGCGCAGGGAATGTGAGCAGACTTGGTATACCAAAGTACGAGTGGTGGTCTGAGGCTTTACATGGAGTCTCCTACGTGGGTCCAGGCACACATTTCTCTGACGATGTAGCTGGAGCTACCAGCTTCCCTCAGGTCATCCTCACCGCTGCGTCCTTTAACACCTCTCTCTTTGAAGCCATTGGAAAG ATGTCTTTGCAGGTTGTTTCAACGGAAGCAAGAGCAATGTACAACGTGGGATTGGCAGGATTGACATTTTGGTCACCTAATATAAACATATTTCGAGACCCCAGGTGGGGGAGAGGCCAGGAAACTCCAGGGGAGGACCCGTTGCTCTCAAGCAAGTATGGATCATGTTATGTTAAAGGACTGCAACAAAGAGATGATGGCGACCCAGATAAACTTAAGGTTGCTGCTTGCTGTAAACATTACACCGCCTATGATTTGGATAACTGGAAAGGGAGTGATCGTTACCATTTCAATGCTGTG GTGACAAAGCAAGATATGGATGATACGTTTCAACCACCATTCAAAAGTTGTGTGATTGATGGGAATGTTGCTAGTGTTATGTGTTCTTACAACCAGGTTAACGGTAAACCTACCTGTGCTGACCCAGACCTCCTCTCTGGTGTCATCAGAGGGGAATGGAACTTGAATGG ATATATTGTTACTGACTGTGATTCATTAGATGTGTTCTATAAGTCCCAAAATTATACCAAAACACCAGAAGAAGCTGCAGCTGCTGCTATATTGGCAG GGGTGGACCTCAACTGTGGATCTTTCTTGGGCCAACACACTGAAGCAGCAGTAAAGGGAGGACTTGTGAATGAGCATGCCATTGATATAGCAGTCTCAAACAATTTTGCCACTTTGATGCGGCTTGGATTCTTCGATGGCGATCCCAGCAAACAACTTTATGGTAAGCTAGGACCAAAAGATGTATGTACAGCAGAGAATCAGGAGCTGGCCCGTGAAGCTGCCAGGCAAGGAATTGTGTTGCTTAAGAACACTGCAGGATCACTGCCTCTATCTCCCACAGCCATAAAAAACTTGGCAGTAATTGGACCAAATGCCAATGTCACTAAGACGATGATCGGAAACTATGAAg GTACCCCCTGCAAGTATACGACCCCTTTACAAGGACTAGCAGCTTCTGTTGCAACAACATATCTACCTGGCTGCTCTAACGTAGCATGCAGCACTGCTCAAGTAGATGATGCCAAGAAACTAGCAGCCGCAGCTGATGCCACGGTGCTTGTAATGGGTGCCGATCTATCTATAGAAGCAGAGAGTCGTGACAGGGTGGACGTTCTTCTTCCAGGACAGCAGCAACTTTTGATAACAGCAGTTGCAAATGTTTCATGTGGACCTGTAATTCTTGTTATAATGTCTGGAGGGGGCATGGACGTATCGTTCGCAAGAACTAATGACAAAATCACAAGTATCCTATGGGTTGGCTACCCTGGAGAAGCAGGTGGAGCTGCCATAGCTGATATTATTTTTGGTTACTATAATCCAA GTGGAAGACTACCGATGACATGGTATCCACAATCATATGTTGACAAAGTACCAATGACAAATATGAACATGAGGCCAGATCCTTCCAATGGCTACCCTGGCAGAACCTACAGGTTCTACACAGGAGAAACTGTTTACTCATTTGGAGATGGACTAAGCTATTCCCAATTCACCCACGAGCTAATCCAGGCGCCTCAACTAGTATATGTTCCTTTAGAGGAAAGTCATGTCTGTCACTCTTCAGAATGCCAATCAGTTGTTGCCTCTGAACAGACCTGTCAGAACTCAACATTTGATATGCTTCTGAGAGTTAAGAATGAGGGAACAATAAGTGGAAGCCATACAGTTTTCTTGTTCTCTAGTCCCCCAGCAGTGCACAACTCACCACAGAAGCATTTGGTGGGGTTTGAGAAGGTCTTCTTGAATGCACAAACAGGTAGACATGTGAGATTTAAGGTGGATATTTGTAAGGATTTGAGCGTGGTTGATGAGCTAGGAAGCAAGAAAGTTGCCTTGGGAGAACACGTTCTTCATGTTGGAAGCTTGAAACACTTCTTGTCTGTAAGGATTTGA